TATTCTGTAGAAAGTAATTTTGAGCCCTGTCGTAGTATGGTTCTAAAGATGAAAGAACCTGGATTCTACCTGCAATCTGCTGCTCTTCAGTACCAAAGAGTGTTTGTTCTGAGAGCGCTTCAGCCATATCGGCAAAGCCCATACCAATCATGTAAGTAGCTCTCATTGTCCATTCCTGAACCCCGGCTTCTATAGCACGACCAAAATACTTTGCCGGTTCCTGAAGAGCTTCTGTTTTTTCCTGAACTAGCCTCTCCATCTGGCTCTCATTGCTTGCATCAAGTCTTATATCACGGAAACGCTGATAATAAATTTGTCCCAACCTATAGAATGCTTGTGCAACGTTGTTTATATCAATATCAGCGGTTTCCCGATAATTGTCATAAATTTGAGTAGCAAGCAGATAGTTTTCTTCAGCCTCACTGAACCTGTCCATATTAAAATATGCGTTACCAGCTCTTACCAGTGCCTGTACCTGCCTGTATCTGTCTACAGTAAACTGGTTAGCATACTCTGAAAAGGTTTTTGCCATATTTTCATGATCACCCAGCTCTTCATAGCAAAGACCGATGGAAAAGAACGCTTCCGGAGCAAACTCAGAATCAGTAAAACGTTCGGCCAAAATGGCATAAACATTAATAGCATTTTCGTAAAAACCACCAGATTCAAAAATCAGACCCGCATTATAAAGCGCCTGTGGTGTTTTTGGATCGTCCTGGTATCTTTCGAAAATCAATTCATACATTGCTCCTGCTTCTTCAAACATTTCCAGTTTCTGGTAAGCCTCTGATGCATTAGACAAACTTGGTATTGCATACTCTGCATCAGTAATATCATCGGCTGCTGCAAGATAGGTTTCTGCAGCCCTTTCGTACATATCAGCCTTTTCAAAGTTTTCAGCAGCTCTTATATATGCATTTTTCCGAATTTCGGATGTTGGAAAATGTGAACCCAAAACCTTGAAAGTTTCGGCTGCCCGCACCAGGTCATCCATATCTTCATAAGCTATACCTGCTTCAAACCAGGCGCGATCGGCGACCTTACTATTAGGATACTGCTCTCTTATGGACATAAATGTGCTTGCAGCAGCCTCGTGGTTGTTCTGTTCCTTATATTCCTCTGCTTGCCTGTAGATTGCACCGGCAGCAAGGTTAACAATATCAGCATACTCATCAGAATCAGGCTCCTGTTGCGCAAGCAACTGCTCATATGTTCCGATAGCATTTTCATGCTGACCGGAAAATGAGTAACTGTTAGCCAGCATTCTTCTTGTTTCAGAAACGATATCTGCTTCAGAGTAATTGTCAAGAATCTGATTGAGCAATGCAATAGAATTATCATACGATTCTGCGGTATAATGAATATCAGCTGCAAGATAGATAACCTCAGCTGCGTTCGCTGCATCCGGAAATCGCTGAATATACTGAGTTATATAATCGAGAAGTTCTCTTGATTCCGGTAGGTTATAGGCTTCTTTTTCTTCCAACCCTTCCATTGCCATTGCTCTTTTTCTGGCTTTATCAAGTGACACAATCGCGTTAAAGCCAGCATCCTCCTGAGAGATATCAACCGGACTTGTTGCATCCCCTCTTTGAGCCCGCAGCTCTTCAAGTCTCTCCGGATCCATAGCCAGGGTATCTATTTGAGCTCTGTAATCAGGATACTGGGAAAGATCTGCAGAAGCAACAAAATCATATGCTTCAGCAGCCTTTTTATACTCTGAGAGCTGAGTGTAAATTTCAGCTAAGTTGTAATGGTATTCAAAAACTCTCCATTTATCTTCAGGAAACCTCTCGATAAACTCAATATAACGATCTTTTGCTTTTTCATACTCAGACCTGTCTCTTCGGTCCTGTGCAAGCGAGTGATGGTAAATAGCAATATTGCCAAGAGCACTCCTTACAGCTTCTTCTGCAATATCGATCACCCTTCTCTCGTTTGAATTCTGTTGGTACCAAGCACTCCCGGGTCCATAATCATCCACCAATCTTATTCTCTCATTGTTTGCTTCTTCGTGCTCTCTTTGAACTACATAACACTCCATCAGGGCCTGACGGGCAAGCGGAGCTTCCTTATACATAGGAAATTTATCAAGGGCCACCTGAAGCGCATCAATTGCAGCTTCCCACTGACCATGCTCACGGTTTTTCATCCCAATAGTATAAAGAACATAGGCTTCATATGGTCTGCTTCCAATTCTTTGGAAAAATCTAACAGCCTCATTACCTCCATCATACATATCTGAGAAAGCAATAGCCATAAATTCAAGGGCCATATCACGAAACTCTGCTCTTGGATACCTGCCAGCATCACAAGCCTCTACATAGGAGTGAAACAGCTCAACAGCCTTATCGAAATCACCAAGGTTATAGTACACCTCAGCTTTTCTATAATGCACCATTTCCCAGGTACCGATATCTACCTCGTCCTGTCTTACTCCTTCAAGATACCTGATAGCTTCTATATTGTTATGCTCAAGATAAGCAAAATCACCCAGTCGAAATCTGGCAGCAGAAGCTCTTGGATCGTTTGGAAATCTATCTACCAATCTCATAAACCAATCACTTGCAGCATCATAGTCACCGCTGATAAGACTAATATTACCAATCTGATAATATGCATCACTCAGTCTTCTAAAATCAGGGTACTCTTCAATGAGACGTTTATACATTTCAATAGATTTGCTATAATCAGGTCTGGGATTTTCCGGTTCCGGACCAACAGGACGCCTTTCCCACTCCTCTATTAATCTATTATACTCCTCCTGTGCAGCAATGAATTCATCCCGTCCCTCATCATAATAGAGAGAACCAAGAGTAAACATCACGTTAGCACATCGATCTGTTTTTCTTGTAGCACACCCATCAAGGAGATTTTCATACCTTGTAATTATTTCAGCAAGCTGCTCACCTCGGGGCCTTGCTTGTTCTGCAGCATCTCGCTCCGCTTGTGCTTGCTCAGCACGTTTTCTCTCAAGCTCCTCAATTCGACGTCTTATTTCCTCTTGGGTTTGAGAATGTACAGCTGGATTAAATAACACCCCCATCATCACAAGAGAGATAATCAAGGTGATACAATGTTTTCTTTTAGCCATCTACTAAGTCTCCTTTGAAGTCAGGACCGTCATAATTATTCTTCTAATATAATGTGACTATTCACTGTATTCAACAATATCCAAGTAAAATCACAAAATAGCCGAACCCAAAAAATTTATTAAGTATAAAAACAGTAACTCCGGTCACCCATGTATCTAAAAATTGTTATTTCAAATTTAACCTTCATCTTATCTTCTTAATCTAAATTAGGTACCCCCGTAAAAAGCCCACGTGTACGCTATTTTTTTAAACCTTCCCCAAAGATAATATAAGACAATAGCATTCTATCAACATTAAAATGCATGATACTCGTTGAAAATGATGCTATTTTCATAATCTGTAACAAAAAACCAGTAAGTATGATTAAATTCAGACCAGTTTTTTTTAAAAGGAAATGAATCAATTTCACACCAATCATAATTTTAAGGGCTTAAATGGGCTTTTGCCCTAGCCTATAACTGACATGATGAAGAAAATACTTCCCTTGAGAACCTATGTCAAAAAATAAAGCAAAATCAATCTGAAAAATAAATCATTATTCAAAAAAAGTAATTCGCACTCTCACAAGCAAGTCTTTTTTTTCTTCTATACTGTATTTGGGCACAAAAGGCCAAAAGATCTGCAAACGACTTTTTAGCTATCGCATATACCATTAAGTAATTTTTGATAAAAATGACAATTCCACCCCTTTTGAGGACGGTATCTTCAATGAAATTTTGTTTTTCATTATTAATTGCTCTACTACTACCCCTTTCTGCCCTGGGATTTGGGAAAAACAAAGTTCAGTACCAGCAACTTGAATGGAAATATATGAGTTCTCCCTATTACCAACTCTATTTTCATCAAAATCAGTCCCCTCTGCCAGAAATTTCCTATCGCTGGCTGGACCAAATTCATAAAAATCTCAGTGAGCGCTTCAATTTTTTTAATGAGGAACAACTACCAATCATTATTTATAGTGACCATAACACCTTCCAGCAAAGTAATATAATTAACCAAATAATACCCGAAGGCGTAGGTGGCTTCACCGAAATTTTAAAAAACAGAGTAGCACTCCCTTTTAATGGTTCTTATGAAGAGTTTCGTCATGTTTTGCATCATGAGTTGGTCCATGCCTTTGTGTTTAGCTTTTTCAGTGAACGCTCAGTATTTCTGCGTAGCCAGGCTATGCAGGTCCCCCTTTGGTTTCATGAAGGAATTGCAGAATTTCTGTCACTTGGCTGGAATAGTGAAGCCGATATGTTCTTGATGGATTGTATGGTTAATGGAACAGTGCCGCTTCCGGGCCCGGCAATGAATGGGTATATGGCCTACAAAGGCGGACAATCATTTCTCCACTTTCTCCATTCAATTGGTGGTGATAGTCTGTTTAACTCCTTCTTAAGAGACTTTAAGGACAGACGATCTGTAGAAGAATCAATAAAGAAAACGTTCAAGAAGGATTTAAATGAGCTGGGGAGAGAGTGGCATCAGGAACTAAAACGTTTATACTGGCCTGAAATAGGAACCAGAATTGAGCCTTCAAGACAGGGCAAAAAGGTTACAGAAAAATTACACGGCAATTTTCATCTTCGTCCACGGCTATCACCTGATGGGTCAAAAATTGCCTTTTTCAGTGATGTAGCAGATTATACCAGAATTGTAATCACCACCAGAGAGGGCGAAAAACTACAAAGCATAAGTCATCATGGATATGGGAGTTTGATTGAATCATTTTACCCATTCCGTAGTGGAGTTTGCTGGTCGCCTGATGGATCAAAAATTGCATTCATTGCAAAGCGAAATGGTAAAGACGAGATACGGCTAGTCGATATAGAACAAAATAAACTTGTAGAGGTTATCGATTTTCCCTTCTCGACTATAAGTAACCCTGACTGGTCCCCTGATGGTGAAAAACTCATTTTCACCGCCATAGATAACGGCAGACAAAACATCTACATGTACTGTTTCGAAACAAAAAGAACGGTTGCTCTGACAAATACCATAAGCGATCAGAGTCACCCACGCTTTTCACCTGATTCCCGATTTGTTATCTATTCAGCGCAAGACACCTCCGGAGTAGCAAACAGACACTTTTATACTTACGGTAGGCTATCTTCAAACATCGAAATCTTTGATACAGAAAACAATGAAACAAGAGTCTTCACCAACTCAAAATGGAATGATACGTACCCCTGTTTCTCACCTCAGGGTGACTCCATTCTCTTTGTTTCAGACAGAAACGGTATCAACAACCTCTACATTGCCCCTCTTTTTGCACCTGACAGTGCTAAACCTCTCACTGACTATCTTGGGGGAACTTCGTCACCTGACTGGTTCCCTGATGGAACAATCGGGTTTAATCATTTTAAGAGAATGAGTTGGGATATTTATCTTGTGGAAGACCCTCTTTCCGAGCTCCAATCCGATACCCTTAAGCTCACACAATGGGTTAATTCTATGCATCATAGTGAAAATAAGTTCTTTGACGTTTCAAGACTTGCTCCAACAACGAAATCTAACGAAAGTACCGAGGACACCTTAAGTTCGGATGAAAGTATTTACAGTCAGAATGAACAGGAACTGGATTCCCTGAAAGTCGACTTTGAAACAGAACAAGAAATTGAATCTACAAAGAAAGAGCAGGTATCTTTAAAAATTCCTGAGCCATCACCGTATCGACTTTCATTTACGCCTGATATAGTAAGCGCAGGTCTGGGTTTTACCCCTTACTATGGAATGGCCGGTCAGATAATGCTTTCGTTCAGTGATCTTATGGGTGACCACCTTATTACAACAGCTGCAAACATTCAGGGTAATTTCAATGAATATGTATACCTTTTCCTCTCATATTTCAATAGGCGTAACCGAGTTGATATAGGTGGTGGTGGGTATTTTAGCAAAGATTACACTCTGGAAGGCTTCGATGACATTTTTCATGACACTGAAATCGGTGGCTTTTTACAAGTTAGATATCCTTTTTCTATTTTTTCCCGACTCGAATTAGACCTTTTTGGGAAAAGAGTAAAGCGCAGGCCTTACAACAGTGAAGGTGAATCTAAGGTCTCTCATGTAGCACTTCCATCTCTTACATATACCTATGATGACATTTTGTGGGGGATTACAGGTCCACTGAGGGGAACGAGAGCAAGGGCAAGAGTGACACTTTCCCCCCCCGTGAAACTAGTTGATGAGCCATTTCTTTCCTTTGACGGCGATATACGCTCCTACATGCATATCAACCGACGTTTTGTCTGGGCAAATAGGTTAAGAGGTGGTGCAAGTGTTGCACTTGGCGATGCAAGCACTTCTGCAAGAAAATATTTTCTTGGAGGAAACGACAATTGGTTCAATTTTGAAGTTAACAGAGACAATTATGAAAACAGTGTAGGTGATTTTTTCTATTCGGAAATCATTTCTCCACTGCGCGGCTTCAACCTGCTTGACATAACTGGTGAAAGAGCTATCCTTCTGAATTCTGAGCTGCGTTTTCCTTTTATCCGCGAAATATCACTTGTATGGCCCCTGCCTATTCGTGTCCGCTATATAAACGGTGCTATGTTTGTAGATGCCGGCAATGCTTGGGACAGATCAGATCAAAACACTTCCCTTCCCGTGCCGCCAAAACTTTATGGGGGATTTGGATTTGGAATGAGAGCAAACCTGGGAATGTTTGTTCTTCGATTCGATCGGGGATGGCCAACAGACTGGAAACGAATTACAGGATCAGCAATTAACTATTTCTCTCTCGGTGCAGAATTTTAAGCCTAAGGAGTAAACAGACAGCTCAGAACCAGGGGTTAAATAAAAAAAGCATCTTTTACTTAACTCCAATTTTTAGGCACAAAACTATTCCCACTCAATAGTTGCTGGTGGCTTGTGGGTTATATCAAAAAATATGTCGCCAATTCCTTTTATAGCAGAAGCATTATTAAGAATTGTCTCCAAAGTCTCTTGCGCAAGAGGTACAAAACGAGCAGTCATAGCTTCCTGTGAAACGATAGGCCTCAAAACAACACATTCTTCACCAGATTGATTTATCAAAGGTAGCAAAACCACCGGCATCTGCCAGATTTCACCATACTCTCCGGATTTATGAAGAGCTTCGGTAACTACTTTATCGACACTCCTCAGTTTGTCAAGACGCTCACGGGTAAGATATGCCTTATGGAGCTTATATTGATTGTTTCCCTGAGTATTGAGTCCATATATCACCCGGTTAACACTTTTCAAATTGTTTGTAATTCTGGTAGAAATTGATTCAAGTGCAGTCCAATCCGGTTTTTCTCCACAGATCAATGCTGGGTAAGCATATGTTCTTTCATCACCCTGAACTCCAACACTTCGAATAGGGAGAATAGAAGCACTGTAGCCACTATCAGCAGTTATATTTTCAAGTTGATCCTGATCTTGCTGCGAAATCACCACTTGTGCCCCATCTGAACATAAGGTCCTAACACCTAACCCTGGTCCAGGAAAGGGATGGCGCCATACTAAACTCTTTGGAATACCCAGAGCCTCTCCAAGCTCTCTTACTTCATCTTTATAAAGCTGAGCAAGTGGCTCCACTACCAGCCCCTTTTCAATAAGC
This is a stretch of genomic DNA from Chitinispirillales bacterium ANBcel5. It encodes these proteins:
- a CDS encoding tetratricopeptide repeat protein, coding for MAKRKHCITLIISLVMMGVLFNPAVHSQTQEEIRRRIEELERKRAEQAQAERDAAEQARPRGEQLAEIITRYENLLDGCATRKTDRCANVMFTLGSLYYDEGRDEFIAAQEEYNRLIEEWERRPVGPEPENPRPDYSKSIEMYKRLIEEYPDFRRLSDAYYQIGNISLISGDYDAASDWFMRLVDRFPNDPRASAARFRLGDFAYLEHNNIEAIRYLEGVRQDEVDIGTWEMVHYRKAEVYYNLGDFDKAVELFHSYVEACDAGRYPRAEFRDMALEFMAIAFSDMYDGGNEAVRFFQRIGSRPYEAYVLYTIGMKNREHGQWEAAIDALQVALDKFPMYKEAPLARQALMECYVVQREHEEANNERIRLVDDYGPGSAWYQQNSNERRVIDIAEEAVRSALGNIAIYHHSLAQDRRDRSEYEKAKDRYIEFIERFPEDKWRVFEYHYNLAEIYTQLSEYKKAAEAYDFVASADLSQYPDYRAQIDTLAMDPERLEELRAQRGDATSPVDISQEDAGFNAIVSLDKARKRAMAMEGLEEKEAYNLPESRELLDYITQYIQRFPDAANAAEVIYLAADIHYTAESYDNSIALLNQILDNYSEADIVSETRRMLANSYSFSGQHENAIGTYEQLLAQQEPDSDEYADIVNLAAGAIYRQAEEYKEQNNHEAAASTFMSIREQYPNSKVADRAWFEAGIAYEDMDDLVRAAETFKVLGSHFPTSEIRKNAYIRAAENFEKADMYERAAETYLAAADDITDAEYAIPSLSNASEAYQKLEMFEEAGAMYELIFERYQDDPKTPQALYNAGLIFESGGFYENAINVYAILAERFTDSEFAPEAFFSIGLCYEELGDHENMAKTFSEYANQFTVDRYRQVQALVRAGNAYFNMDRFSEAEENYLLATQIYDNYRETADIDINNVAQAFYRLGQIYYQRFRDIRLDASNESQMERLVQEKTEALQEPAKYFGRAIEAGVQEWTMRATYMIGMGFADMAEALSEQTLFGTEEQQIAGRIQVLSSLEPYYDRAQNYFLQNIQWAQDQNIMGEYIEQSMEKLMEMAFLKGHIMEEVGRAFANAPIPPGLDEEEQMIYQQILEEKLLEAMDAALPMYEEGIYGAAEIGIADNKWIDKIKDRIIEIDPISEALDVELETWEPEEEVYVSTLDEEHRLDFRDDEYERNMERIRNIVAMDIPVEDRIRQLNRIEMEANRNIVMEEERINQLRNQ
- a CDS encoding BamA/TamA family outer membrane protein, whose translation is MKFCFSLLIALLLPLSALGFGKNKVQYQQLEWKYMSSPYYQLYFHQNQSPLPEISYRWLDQIHKNLSERFNFFNEEQLPIIIYSDHNTFQQSNIINQIIPEGVGGFTEILKNRVALPFNGSYEEFRHVLHHELVHAFVFSFFSERSVFLRSQAMQVPLWFHEGIAEFLSLGWNSEADMFLMDCMVNGTVPLPGPAMNGYMAYKGGQSFLHFLHSIGGDSLFNSFLRDFKDRRSVEESIKKTFKKDLNELGREWHQELKRLYWPEIGTRIEPSRQGKKVTEKLHGNFHLRPRLSPDGSKIAFFSDVADYTRIVITTREGEKLQSISHHGYGSLIESFYPFRSGVCWSPDGSKIAFIAKRNGKDEIRLVDIEQNKLVEVIDFPFSTISNPDWSPDGEKLIFTAIDNGRQNIYMYCFETKRTVALTNTISDQSHPRFSPDSRFVIYSAQDTSGVANRHFYTYGRLSSNIEIFDTENNETRVFTNSKWNDTYPCFSPQGDSILFVSDRNGINNLYIAPLFAPDSAKPLTDYLGGTSSPDWFPDGTIGFNHFKRMSWDIYLVEDPLSELQSDTLKLTQWVNSMHHSENKFFDVSRLAPTTKSNESTEDTLSSDESIYSQNEQELDSLKVDFETEQEIESTKKEQVSLKIPEPSPYRLSFTPDIVSAGLGFTPYYGMAGQIMLSFSDLMGDHLITTAANIQGNFNEYVYLFLSYFNRRNRVDIGGGGYFSKDYTLEGFDDIFHDTEIGGFLQVRYPFSIFSRLELDLFGKRVKRRPYNSEGESKVSHVALPSLTYTYDDILWGITGPLRGTRARARVTLSPPVKLVDEPFLSFDGDIRSYMHINRRFVWANRLRGGASVALGDASTSARKYFLGGNDNWFNFEVNRDNYENSVGDFFYSEIISPLRGFNLLDITGERAILLNSELRFPFIREISLVWPLPIRVRYINGAMFVDAGNAWDRSDQNTSLPVPPKLYGGFGFGMRANLGMFVLRFDRGWPTDWKRITGSAINYFSLGAEF